The DNA region CCTTCAGGTAATCGGCATCGCCCAACCCCATGGGCAGTGGAATGTCCCAGTCACTTTCGGCCTTGCGTGCAGGAAAATTCTTTTCGCAGTGCAGGGAAACGGTCACCGCGTCCGGGGTGTTGTGCAGAATCCGTGCAGTCCCGTCGCCCTGATGCACGTCGCAGTCGAAGATCAGCACCCGATTCACTCGGCCGCTTTCCAGCAGGAAATGGCTGATCACGGCCAGGTCATTGAAGATGCAGAACCCGGCAGGATGGTCGTAGTGAGCGTGATGGGTGCCTCCGGCCAAGTGACAGGCCAAACCATGTTCCAGCGCCTGCTCGGCCGCCAGCAGCGAGCCGCCAACCGCACGTACTGTGCGCCTGGCCAGAGCTTCGCTCCACGGTAGGCCGAGGCGCCGCTGGTCTTCGCGGGACAACTCGCCGCCCATGTAGCGTTCGATATACGCAGGGTCATGTGCGAGCGCGAGAATCTCTGGCGGGCAGAGGTCGGGGCGCAGCAGGTCAGCGTCGCGGGTCAGCCCGCTGTCCACCAGGTGATCGCGCAGCAGGCGAAACTTGTCCATGGGGAAGCGATGATCCGCCGGGAACTCGGGGCTGTAGTCTTCGTGGTAGATCAGGGGCAGGGGCATGGCTGATTTATACAGGACGGTAGGTAGGAATGAGTGAAGGATCCTACCAGCGATGTAGACTTGCGGCATGGGAACGGGGGGCACGATGGAACCGATACTGGAGCTCGAGAGCGCGCGACTGCTGTTGCGGCAGTGGCGCGATGAGGATTTGCCGGAGTTTGCGGCGATGTGCGCCGATCCACAGGTGATGCGATATTTTCCGGCGCCTTTAAGTCGTCTGGAAAGTGCTTCGCTTATCGGACGGATTCGCGGCCATTTTGCCGAGCATGGCTTCGGTCTCTGGGCGCTGGAACGCAAGGACACCGGGGCATTTATCGGTTTTACCGGGCTCGCAGAGGTCGGCTTCGACACGCGTTTTACCCCGGCCACCGAAATCGGCTGGCGCCTGGCTCGCGAGCACTGGGGCCTTGGCTACGCCAGTGAAGCGGCGTGGACCGCTCTACGCTGCGGGTTTGACCGGTTGGCGCTGAAAGAAGTCGTGTCCTTCACCACTGAAACCAACACGCCGTCGCAGAAAGTCATGCAGGCCATCGGCATGCACCATGATTCAGCCGATGATTTCGACCACCCGATGCTCGCGGCCGATCATCCCCTGCGTCACCATGCGCTGTACCGCATCACCCGTGAACAATGGCTGCAAACCTTGCATGGATAAGCCGGCACGGACGTTTACAATGGCTCCCATGGGCCCTGGCCAGAAATTGAATCGACCGTCGCAGCCAAGACTGCGCGGCATGCGTTGTGTGAGGAGAGTCTGAATGAGCCAAGTGTTGGATGATCTGGTTGACCTGCTGACCCTGGAACCGATTGAAGAAAACCTGTTTCGTGGCCGCAGCCAGGACCTGGGTTTTCGTCAGCTGTTCGGTGGTCAGGTGATCGGTCAGTCCCTGTCGGCGGCCAGTCAGACGGTCGAAGAAGCGCGCCACGTGCATTCGATGCACGGCTATTTCCTGCGTCCGGGCGACTCCGCGTTGCCTGTGGTTTATCAGGTTGATCGGGTGCGCGACGGTGGCAGTTTCAGCACGCGCCGGGTGACGGCGATCCAGAAGGGCAACCCGATTTTCACCTGCAGTGCGTCGTTCCAGTACGACGAAGAAGGCTTCCAGCATCAGTCCGAGATGCCAACCGTGGTCGGCCCGGAAAACCTGCCGTCAGAGCTGGAGCTTGCTCAGCAGCGTGCGCACCTGATTCCCGAGCACATGCGTGAAAAGTTGCTGTGCCCGAAACCGATCGAGTTCCGACCGATCACCGAGAAAGATCCCTACAACCCGCAGCCGTCCGATCCGATCAAGTACGTCTGGTTTCGCGCCGACGGTGCCTTGGCCGATTCTCCGGCGCTGCATAAATACTTGCTGGCCTACGCCTCGGATTTCGGCCTGTTGACCACGTCGATGCAGCCCCATGGCAAATCGGTCTGGCAGAAAGACATGCAGGTTGCCAGTCTCGATCACGCGCTGTGGTTCCATCAGGATCTACGTGCCGATGATTGGTTGCTGTATGCGATGGACAGTCCTTGGGCGGGCAACTCGCGCGGTTTCTCCCGTGGCAGCGTGTTCAACCGCGCCGGGCAATTGGTGGCGTCGGTCACGCAGGAAGGCCTGATTCGCCACCGCAAGGATTGGGCATGAGCCTGGCCGAGGTGCGGCACTGGGTGTTCGACATGGACGGCACCCTGACGGTGGCCGTGCATGACTTCGCGGCGATCCGCGTGGCGTTGGCCATTCCTGCCGAAGACGACATCCTGACCCACCTCGCCGCGCTGCCAGCCGATGAAGCCGCCGCCAAACATGCGTGGTTGCTGGAACACGAACGAGACCTGGCACTGGGTTCGAAAGCAGCACCGGGCGCAGTAGAACTGGTGCGTGAACTGGCCGGGCGCGGTTATCGCCTGGGCATTCTCACGCGCAATGCACGCGAACTGGCGCACGTCACGCTGGAGGCGATCGGCTTGGCCGACTGCTTTGCGGTGGAGGATGTGCTGGGCCGTGATGAAGCGCCACCAAAACCGCATCCCGGTGGTTTGCTAAAGTTGGCCCAGGCCTGGAATGTCCCGGCCAGTGAGATGGTGATGGTCGGTGACTACCGCTTTGATCTGGATTGCGGTCGGGCGGCAGGGGCGCGGACGGTGTTGGTGAACCTGCCCGATAATCCCTGGCCTGAGTTGGCGGACTGGCATGCGGCGGATTGTGTGGTGTTGCGGCAGATGCTTTCGGCTTGAGATTCAAAATCAAAAGATCGCAGCCTTCGGCAGCTCCTACAGTGGAATCGTGTACATCTGTAGGAGCTGCCGAAGGCTGCGATCTTTTTGCTTTTATTGAAACAACGCTTTCTGCCCCTGCGGCGAGTTAAACATCCCATCCCCATCATGCCCGACCCCGGGCACTTCAATCAGTTGCTGATTCAAACCTTGAGGATGCAGCCGCTTCAGATAAGCAAAATAATTACGCCCACGAGCCAATCGATTGGCTCCCTGAGCTTGGGCCTCACAGCTTTTATCCAGCGCCGGCTGCTTCGGGTCGCTGTCCTGCTGCCCGAGTAGATAAACGACATCGCGTTTGACGTAGTTTTCCTCCAACTGCTTGGCGGTTTGCCCTACGGCATAAGCGGGTAAATCCACCAGTCCATATTTCCAGCGATTGAAATTCGGGCAACCGGCGTGTTTGAACGCCGCCGGCCGTCGCTCATCGAAATACGCATAAGACGACGGGTTGGCAATGATGTAACGCACCTGTATGTCGGCCGCCTTGAGCGCTGGCTGATCGTGGCCCAGCAACGCGTATCGCTGCACCACCTGAGCGCCACCGGAGTGACCGGCAATGACAATCTGCTTCACGTCCGGAAACTGTTTTCGATCGCCGATTCGGGCGATGATTTCGTCGAGCGCCGCGTAGGAACTCAGGGAAAACGGAGCGGTGGATAAACCGCCCGCCATCCAGTCATTGCCCTGCCAGCGCAATACGCTGTCAGCCACGGGATGGGCCGAGATGTCGGTTTCATTGAGAAATTGCGGGGCGAGCACCAAGGTGGTCGCGCTTTGCCCGGCCTGTTCGGCCGCGCGCTCGGCGCTCTGGCGATAGGTATCGGCATTGCGCAATCGACCATGGATGATGATCAGCACGCGTTCGATTTTCTTCGGCGCCGGGCCGATGCCCACCGCGATTTCACCTGCAGTCAGCAGCAGGCGTCCGGGGCTGACCTCCTTGACCGCATGCTCGGCAGCCTGGGCGCTTGCGCAGGTGATCAGTAGAGCTAACAGCCACTTATTCATTTATAGGTTTTTCGCTGCAAAGGTATCGCACTGGCCGACCTGGCCTTGCGCGAATCCGGTTTTGAACCAGCGCACCCTTTGCGCCGACGTACCATGAGTAAACGAGTCCGGCACCACACGACCCTGACCTTGCTGTTGCAAGCGGTCATCGCCAA from Pseudomonas sp. ACM7 includes:
- a CDS encoding histone deacetylase, with protein sequence MPLPLIYHEDYSPEFPADHRFPMDKFRLLRDHLVDSGLTRDADLLRPDLCPPEILALAHDPAYIERYMGGELSREDQRRLGLPWSEALARRTVRAVGGSLLAAEQALEHGLACHLAGGTHHAHYDHPAGFCIFNDLAVISHFLLESGRVNRVLIFDCDVHQGDGTARILHNTPDAVTVSLHCEKNFPARKAESDWDIPLPMGLGDADYLKVVDDALNYLLPLYQPDLVLYDAGVDVHKDDALGYLKLTDEGVAARDESVMRHCLGRDIPVVGVIGGGYSKDRKALARRHGILHHSAQRVWQSSGCH
- a CDS encoding GNAT family N-acetyltransferase, translated to MEPILELESARLLLRQWRDEDLPEFAAMCADPQVMRYFPAPLSRLESASLIGRIRGHFAEHGFGLWALERKDTGAFIGFTGLAEVGFDTRFTPATEIGWRLAREHWGLGYASEAAWTALRCGFDRLALKEVVSFTTETNTPSQKVMQAIGMHHDSADDFDHPMLAADHPLRHHALYRITREQWLQTLHG
- the tesB gene encoding acyl-CoA thioesterase II; the encoded protein is MSQVLDDLVDLLTLEPIEENLFRGRSQDLGFRQLFGGQVIGQSLSAASQTVEEARHVHSMHGYFLRPGDSALPVVYQVDRVRDGGSFSTRRVTAIQKGNPIFTCSASFQYDEEGFQHQSEMPTVVGPENLPSELELAQQRAHLIPEHMREKLLCPKPIEFRPITEKDPYNPQPSDPIKYVWFRADGALADSPALHKYLLAYASDFGLLTTSMQPHGKSVWQKDMQVASLDHALWFHQDLRADDWLLYAMDSPWAGNSRGFSRGSVFNRAGQLVASVTQEGLIRHRKDWA
- a CDS encoding HAD family hydrolase, with product MSLAEVRHWVFDMDGTLTVAVHDFAAIRVALAIPAEDDILTHLAALPADEAAAKHAWLLEHERDLALGSKAAPGAVELVRELAGRGYRLGILTRNARELAHVTLEAIGLADCFAVEDVLGRDEAPPKPHPGGLLKLAQAWNVPASEMVMVGDYRFDLDCGRAAGARTVLVNLPDNPWPELADWHAADCVVLRQMLSA
- a CDS encoding alpha/beta hydrolase, with product MNKWLLALLITCASAQAAEHAVKEVSPGRLLLTAGEIAVGIGPAPKKIERVLIIIHGRLRNADTYRQSAERAAEQAGQSATTLVLAPQFLNETDISAHPVADSVLRWQGNDWMAGGLSTAPFSLSSYAALDEIIARIGDRKQFPDVKQIVIAGHSGGAQVVQRYALLGHDQPALKAADIQVRYIIANPSSYAYFDERRPAAFKHAGCPNFNRWKYGLVDLPAYAVGQTAKQLEENYVKRDVVYLLGQQDSDPKQPALDKSCEAQAQGANRLARGRNYFAYLKRLHPQGLNQQLIEVPGVGHDGDGMFNSPQGQKALFQ